The Anomalospiza imberbis isolate Cuckoo-Finch-1a 21T00152 unplaced genomic scaffold, ASM3175350v1 scaffold_47, whole genome shotgun sequence sequence tgggggaactggcccagctggggctcagggttgttctcccccagggctgccccaggtcCTGTTGTCACCAGTGGCCCCACAAAGCTgaggggcaggggacaggggacaaggactggggacaggcaagggacagggcacagttgagggacaggggacagggacagggcacagccgaAGGACAGGAGACAGCCGAGGGAcaggggactggggacagcCAAGGGACTGGGCACAgttgagggacaggggacagggacagggcacagccgagggacagggcacagccagggaacaTGGCCTGGCCGAGGgacactgagctccagcactttGGGCTGTTGCCCTtaggctcccagcacaggcccAGGGTCAGAATCCCCTCCAGAAACTGTTGtttgctttcagctctgctctggaacattccccaggagccctgcagtggctgcagcccgGCCGGGTGCCCGgggccaccaaagctgctccagcagtgccctcctgcctcAGGCAGGGCACACAACACCCAAGGAAAGGCTCGTggtgggctcagggcagggacagggcactccGCTGGCGCTGCCACGGGCACAGCAGAGCCGGCCTGGGCAAAGGATTTGGATTGATGTCCCATGGAATCCCAGCAGGGATTACTTCTCATTGCACTGCTCTCATTGCATTGGTCATCAATTCAAATCATTTCCCCATGGAATTCCCATGGCAGTGGGTTAGAGGGGAGATGCATCCATGGAATTCTCACTTGACTGGGATGAGAGTGAGATCTGGCCATGGAAATTCCATGGCATTTCCTGCATTCCCAAGTCCCCCATTCTTGAAtcccccatttctttcccctcccacacccacctttgtgctccagagcctcccGACCATATCTGATGTATTTTGGGGGCCCTTCCACATGGGTGTGTCCCAGGTAATGCTTCATCTGCTCCACCATGATCCCTTTGGattcccagcacctctgggtgATCCAGGCAGCACCGTCGGACACTGCAAAGCTcccagatcccagctggaagcagatgaaatcccagccctcGTAGCCATACCGGTGGGATCCATGGACACTCCATTGGACAGGAGGTCACAGCTGGAAACCACCGGCACCCTGTGCAGACCTGGGAACGAGGAGAGAACAGACCCATGGAGTCatgtcccagccccagggattcccttggagctccctggattcccatcccagccccagagatcccCCCAATCCCCAGAGATCCCATCCAAGCCCCTCAGAGTCCTccattcccacagatcccatcccagcccccagctccccccactccccctgcTCTGGTTGTACCAGCCCCGTCTCCAGGTCACTGTCGGCCACGGGCTGGTTCCTGTCTTTGAGCCGgatctggctatcccaatatcccacctctgtctatcccaatatcccagctctggctatcccaatgtcccagctcttgctgtcccaatgtcccagctctggctatcccaatatcccagctctaGCTATTCCAATATCTTGGCCCTGGCTATCCCAATttcccggctctggctatctcaatttttctggctctggctgtcccaatatcccggctctgcctatcccagtgtcccagctctggctatcccaatatcccagccctgtcTATCCCAATATCTCAGttctggctatcccaatattccagctctggctatcccaatattccagctctggctgtcccagtatcccagctctggctgtctcaatatcccggctctggctatcccattGTCCCAcctctggctatcccaatatcccagctctggctatcccaatgtcccagctctggctatcccaatatccaaagTCTGGCTGTCCCattgtcccagctctggctatcccaatatctaaagtctggctatcccaatgtcgCAGCTCTGGCTATCctaatatcccagctctggctatcccaatgtcccagctctggctcccaCCCCCATCCCCGGTGTCTGTTGCTCCATCCGGCCTCACTCGCTGTCGCAGCGCTCGCAGGGGGTCCCGTCCACGTCCCCCACAATCAAGGACTGGGGGACCCCCGGGCTGGGCTCTGACAGCGCCACTTCCAGGGACTGTGGGGAGTGGAGAACTGGGGGGACACGGAGATTTGggtgagctgagggggctgAAAGTGAGAGtttggggatccaggggggTCCACAGGCCAAGGAAAGGGGGAACTCTGCCAAGAGATGGCAGAGCTGGAAAGGAGGATCAGAGGCtcagagccaaggaaagggggtgcagggactgggagagctgggatggagtgtccagggaatcctgtgcccaggaaagggggtgccagggctcctgagtgtgaggaaaggaggggctgggggctgggaaaggcaggaatggggGCCCAGGGGTCCCAGGTCAGGGTaaagggtggggctgggggctgggagaggcgggGGGCCGGGAACAGGTTGTGTTTGTGCCGGGTAAGGGGTGCAGGGGTGGTCTCAGTGCCAGGCAAAGGGGTAAAAGGGTGTGTCAGTTCTCAggaatgggggtgcaggggggtctcagggtcacagaaatggggggcagggacgtggagaggaagaagggagTTCCAGGGGGTCCTtgagcccaggaaaggggagtccAGGGTTTCCCAAGAAGGGGGAACCAGGTactccttaaccccaatgcagcattaagaagcagcattctttattcagccgggtgcacgggggatagctcctcccaaagccgagcatgctgagtacaggaaagtttctgttcatattctgtattttgcacacatgttcattgattgtcctggactgaacacacatctgataatcatttccccagaatcattaacatatttccccatccctttatccatgctctcttctgtcctgggggtctctctggtggtccctggtggtcgtggaccccaatgttccagtgggcctggctgagctggcaggacactgaggctggtgaacttccagttccccttctgacacaatgggcattgtgtggtttccatagggctggggttttggagaacaagctccaggtgtcagctcacctggtggagacaatttatcatctggtaacatgaggtcacagagtgggctatgacatcacagagtgggttatgtgaggtcatcaagaAACTTTGCCATCATGGGccatctctgtgacatcaccgagcaggctgtgacatcacagaggggttGTGTGACATTCCAGAAGGgctgtgaggtcactgggtgggtcactccgccccagctccccctcacagtttctcccaacaagtccaatgctgttcatgcccagcggggtccctgtcccccggtatccccccggtccacctggagccacagcctccaccaaaggatgttccacaggatcccccccagagcctgacatggggaaaaggggccagggctgtgtgaccaggatatcaaggacgtggattatccaggtccctgtggcctgggttgggttccctagggcaggaaagatgtctggcagctggagcagggttagggaagggcctccaaggtggggctggagcccttgggctgtgagcagaggctgagggagctgggcttgtccagcccagagcagggaaggctgaggggctcctcatcccagcctggcagtgccagcgaggaggggatggagaacacagagccaggggaTCTTCACCAGGGGGtctggtgggagacagaagccaatgggtggaaggggaaagaagggagatcagccaggccaggaggagatgaaatgagtcaggctggtttcagcatttcctcaacaccaaaagcagcctgacctcccttctccatccaccactgacatctttgcaaatcaggatttgtttgagctgttttgcccccactgcaggacaatcatcctgatacaagaacttaattgtgtttatttctatcacagaaccacgGTTGTCTAAAATCAAATCTAGTATGGAAATCGCctgtggatggtggactcatcagacactgctgggatgtTGTACattgctcagggaagagtgtgattgttattaaattgtgtcctgttcaaccatggtctgttggccatgaagagaaactttctgtgcctccgagtctcaccagtttccaacccccaaaggacacaaacctgatgagttgtggttcccactccagtggtggcacttggacctccctccatccccagagcagagctcccttgtcccagaaagtccctggcaatgcagggatgaaggaaacaggacaggctgtgggaatcaggggcagggcacggccagggatttggggtggttgtgagcccagggcaggacccggcccttggccttggtgaacctcatccaattgtcctgggcccatggctccagcctgtccagatccctctgcagagcttcctgccctccagcacagccacactcccacccagcttgggctcacctgggaactgactgagggtgccctcgatggcctcgtccagatcagcaatcaagagatttcactgacctggccccaatcctgagccatggggacatccctgtgtgtgactccattcctcagctgctctgagtgccagggtttggatgagggaaatggtggggaggggatggggacaaagtgttattgattgcCAGCCATAAAgtgtcttgattttcacatctattcagactgcattaggaggtgctgggggtcaatacCAATCAGACATTGTTGATATCTATCTATAAACAGgataaactggaaaagaaaacaggacaaaacagttctctctgcatagttttcaaaacagtatattcactttaaatacactactgaaacctgtctaattcatcacagaagatttgaaaacttcaattattcccaggggctgttcttgtttggaagttttaaacaaatctttatgaggctttctcactgaattcctgaactgaagagatcaagaaagaagaggtctctggagtagtaaaattcattagcaacctccaagtggctgaggatccatccccatcagagcagcaatgaccagcaatgggcacagctttgtggctgccccagctctgggatgggccctgggcctggagcaggagcagctctggagggccccaaggccgggctcttgtgctggcctgggcagatgggatggcagcaggggctgcagagctctcagcacctcagcccgaggggagcagggcagccagggagcctcctttggccttggccaagccccttcccccatggctggggctgagtcctggctgagctgcagctgctgctgtgccctggccaggggctgaggccgtggggccagtggccagagcagcctgggctgagcagagctgtggggccagagccggctgggctgtgctggggagaggcccttggtgctgcacagagctcagggcagctggcagagcttgcagggagctgggctgggctcagagagcctggcacagaaaccatcagtgtccatcccagcctggctgagcgtgcagggcaggactcagcccaggccttgtggggcagggccagcgcctgtgcaaggcatggaaaacaggcaagtggccgagagaggaggctgctctgtgcccttgggggcatggacacagcaggaacactcaggagcccaaagagcctccgtggctgtgctggagaccaaggctggagcagggaaatgcagggctgctgcgccatggggagggcattgaattccagcacacacctcacctctctgatggtcccggcaccatgctgggccctgttccaggctggagcagagcagatgttgatggcacaggagccctgcggggctggcagggacctgcagcttgcaaggtgctctgctctccctcagctcctctctgagagatccaatcccagcttgacagctcagggcacaagtggcactgcctggtcatgggcacacagctgatgttgAGACACGGGGCTAGGAATTAGAAGGGTATTGAttacaaatatatattaaattacatatatattatttaatatttgctgcattttactGTGCTAACTGCCTGTCATGGGAAGACAGGGTGCACCTGCGAGAGCAATATGAAAGAATACAAGGATGTGTGATAAGGGAAGGACGACGTTCATCAAAACAGGACAAAGT is a genomic window containing:
- the LOC137466905 gene encoding LOW QUALITY PROTEIN: major histocompatibility complex class I-related gene protein-like (The sequence of the model RefSeq protein was modified relative to this genomic sequence to represent the inferred CDS: inserted 1 base in 1 codon), with product MRGKTLKLKDKLCHLLAEFPLSLACGPPWIPKLSLSAPSAHPNLRVPPVLHSPQSLEVALSEPSPGVPQSLIVGDVDGTPCERCDSEVPVVSSCDLLSNGXVHGSHRYGYEGWDFICFQLGSGSFAVSDGAAWITQRCWESKGIMVEQMKHYLGHTHVEGPPKYIRYGREALEHKGGCGRGKKWGIQEWGTWECRKCHGISMARSHSHPSQLCGATGDNRTWGSPGGEQP